CAACCAAATCCGAGAATCATTTCTCCTTTTGGCGTTTCTTTGACCTTCTCTTTGATCCGTTCAAGCATTTCAGGAATGTCTTTTACGTCTGTCAGCTGTACACCTCTTGCAAAATGACCGACCAGCAACGGGTGCATATGTGAGTCATGAAATCCTGGAACGACGGTTTTTCCTTTCGCATCGATCACTTTCGTATTGCTACCAACCATTGATTCAATTTCTTCATTGCTACCGACGGCCACTATTCGACCGTTCAGAATACCCACGGCCTCCGCTCTAGACATGTTCTCGTCGACAGTGATCACATTCGCATTGATGATCGCTGTATCAAGAAAAATCCCCTTTTCCCTTTTCACACCACTTTTTTCAACCTTTCTTGCACTTTTCTTCTTAACACCTTCTTTATCCTTCATCTATCTGCCCCCTTTCCCATACAATTCTGCTGCTTTCACCATCATTTTCACGTTTTCTAAAGGCGTGTTTGGCGAGATTTCACAACCTGGCGAAAGAATCATTCCTCTCCTATCAACAAACCCTTTTTCGATCGCTTCCTTCGCTTCCTGCTCAACCGCCTCAGCACCCTCGAGAATAAGTGTCGTCGTTTGATCGATTCCCCCGACAAGGCAGATCCTGTCTCCATACTTTTTCTTCGCTTCTTCGAGACTTAAATTGCTCCCGCGATCCCACCAATTGATTCCATTTGCATTCGTGTAATCTGCGAGGATCGCGAAATGCGGTTCGACGCCGCAGACATGCAGTATGTTTGCCCCGTCTTGCTTCTTCAGTGAAGAAAGCACGAGCCGATCGTATTTCTCTCCGAACTCCCTGTATTGTTCTTCAGTCGTGATTTCGCCAGATGCGCGGGTTGTCGCAAAAAGGACACCATCAGCGCCAGCATCCAGGATTGCCTCAATGTATGCAATGATCGTTTCGGTCATCGTCTTCAGGCCGATGTGAAGCGCGTCGGGATTGAGCAAAATATCCATCATGACCTGTTCCATATAACAGACGTGGGTCGCAGAGGTCAGCGGGCTCGGAACATACGGCATGAGAGCGACTTTATCTCCGAGATGATCTCTGATTTTCTTCACAGCTTCAATCGTCACATGCATTCTCCCGTCCACCAACGGATCAAGAACCCGCAGCTTTTCCCAGTCGCCAGGTTCTTTGACAGCAAACTCATCAAGCATTGGCGTTAGGTCGGCCTCGTATCGCATTTTGACGCCCCATCCCTCGGCGAGCTGCCCCATATCAGAAGTCGGGTTGAGGATATCGACGCCAGTCTTTTCCCAAAAGGCGATCTGTCCCTTCGCCATCGTGTTGCCATCCTGTGCATATTCTTTCGTCGAAAAGCCGCCAGCGACCGCACCGATCGTCCATCCCATACCGCAAACGGGAATCCGATCGACAGGTTCACGCATCAGGGCAGCATATACTCTATCCCTCGAACTCATTGAATGAATCATGCTGACCACTACCTCAAATTCTAAGCCTTTTCTTGTCGCGCAGCCAGATAGCACTGATTCCCTTTCATCAATTCTGCAACCATCTCAACAGCAAGAACGGCATCCGCCGCATAGCCGTCTGCTCCGATCCTCTTGGCAAAAGTCGTCGTGATGGGCGCGCCACCGACCATATATTTGACTTTGTCCTTTATTCCAGAATCTTTTAATTTGTTAAGAATTGTCTCCAATTCTGGCATTGTGGCAGTGAGCAGTGTTCCGGCACCAACAATATTAGCGTTGTGCTGCTTTGCAGCCTCGACGAATTTGTCGAGCGGCACATCCTTTCCAAGATCGTGAACCTTATAGCCGTAGACCTGCAGCATACCGACGACAAGATTCTTTCCGATATCGTGAATGTCATTCTGCACAACACCCATAACGACCGTTCCAGCTTCGCCCTTCGTATCCATCACATACGGCAAAAGCATTTTCTTGAACGAATGCGTCGCAAGAATCAGTTGAGGTAGCGCGATTTCTCGTTCCCGATACTTATGTCCCACGACATTCATCGCATCGATGAGAACCTTGCCAACCTCTTTGCTGTCAACGCCTGCCGCTTTCAACATTTCCCCGATTTTCTGCGCTTCTCCAACTTTTCCGTTGACCACGCATTCATATGCCATCTTATATTGTTCCTCATTCATTCTACCACTCCGCTTATCGTTATTCACCAATTCGACAGTGAACCCAAGATATGAGAAGACCCCGCCAATACATCTCTTTGATCAGGAGCCAAATAGGAAAGAAGGGGAAAGGGTTTCCACACCATTTTCAGTACTTCCCGTATCTTCTCGCCGCGTTAATAGCTGCGCGCATGTTCGGCCACGGCGTTTTCGGAGAAACTTCGCAACCTGGCGCTAGAACAAATCCGCTGCCTTCTTTTGCAGTTTCACAAGCATTCCTTATTTCGGCAGCCACATCGTCCGGTGTTCCAGAAACGAGTGTATTCGTGTGATCAATGCCTGCCATCAGAGCGAGATTCTTCCCGTACGTCGCTTTCGCTTCAGCAAGGTTCGGTTTTGCTCCCCTGTCCCACCATGAAATCGCTTTAACATTCTTGAATTTCTTTCTGTAATCGTCGATGATTTCGAACATCGGTTCGACACCACAGATGTGTGGAACATGAACCATCGCGGGTGTTCTCCTAAAAATTTCTTCGTCGTAGGGTGCGCCAAACTCCCGGTATTGCTCAACAGTTGTGATCTCCTTGCTCGCCCTTGTTGTAAGGTAGCCTGCAAAGTAAGCTCCATTATCGACACACGCATTGATGAAATCCGCAATTGTGTCTGTGATGACTTTCAGTCCCTTCTTTAACGCATCGGGATCGGTGATCATATGCATGAGCGTATCTTCCATCGAGCACACATGCGTTGTCGTCGTCAGCGGGCTCGGCATCGATACTCCAATTGGAACTCTATCACCATATTTCTCGCTGCAGATGGCGCATGCGTCGAGATAAAGTCTCATTCTTCCGT
This region of Methanomassiliicoccales archaeon genomic DNA includes:
- a CDS encoding uroporphyrinogen decarboxylase family protein, whose translation is MREPVDRIPVCGMGWTIGAVAGGFSTKEYAQDGNTMAKGQIAFWEKTGVDILNPTSDMGQLAEGWGVKMRYEADLTPMLDEFAVKEPGDWEKLRVLDPLVDGRMHVTIEAVKKIRDHLGDKVALMPYVPSPLTSATHVCYMEQVMMDILLNPDALHIGLKTMTETIIAYIEAILDAGADGVLFATTRASGEITTEEQYREFGEKYDRLVLSSLKKQDGANILHVCGVEPHFAILADYTNANGINWWDRGSNLSLEEAKKKYGDRICLVGGIDQTTTLILEGAEAVEQEAKEAIEKGFVDRRGMILSPGCEISPNTPLENVKMMVKAAELYGKGGR
- a CDS encoding cobalamin B12-binding domain-containing protein — its product is MNEEQYKMAYECVVNGKVGEAQKIGEMLKAAGVDSKEVGKVLIDAMNVVGHKYREREIALPQLILATHSFKKMLLPYVMDTKGEAGTVVMGVVQNDIHDIGKNLVVGMLQVYGYKVHDLGKDVPLDKFVEAAKQHNANIVGAGTLLTATMPELETILNKLKDSGIKDKVKYMVGGAPITTTFAKRIGADGYAADAVLAVEMVAELMKGNQCYLAARQEKA